In a single window of the Nodularia sp. LEGE 06071 genome:
- a CDS encoding ATP-dependent Clp protease proteolytic subunit gives MDNSPIKAVQAPYQGDSFYRTPPPDLPSLLIKERIVYLGMPLVPAVTELIIAELLYLQSEDPEKPIKIYINSTGTSGYSGEPIGFETEAFAIYDTMKYIKPPIHTICIGSAMGMAAMLLSAGTKGCRASLPHSSIILHQPKSYAQGQATDIQIRAREVLINKVSLVDILASTTGKAPEKITKDMDRLLYMTPYEAKEYGLIDRVFEKEELANPPLPASVL, from the coding sequence ATGGACAATTCCCCCATCAAGGCTGTTCAAGCCCCTTACCAAGGTGATAGTTTTTACCGGACACCGCCGCCAGATTTACCTTCCTTATTGATCAAGGAACGAATTGTCTATCTGGGAATGCCATTAGTGCCAGCGGTTACGGAATTAATTATCGCCGAATTGCTTTATTTACAGTCCGAAGACCCCGAAAAGCCCATTAAAATCTACATCAACTCCACGGGTACTTCCGGCTATAGTGGCGAACCCATTGGCTTTGAAACCGAAGCCTTCGCCATCTATGACACGATGAAATACATCAAGCCTCCCATCCACACCATTTGTATTGGTTCGGCAATGGGTATGGCAGCGATGCTACTCAGTGCTGGGACAAAAGGTTGCCGCGCCAGTTTGCCCCACTCCTCTATTATCCTGCATCAACCGAAGAGCTACGCCCAAGGTCAAGCAACGGATATTCAAATTCGGGCTAGGGAAGTTCTGATCAACAAAGTTTCCTTGGTTGATATTCTGGCTAGTACCACAGGAAAAGCACCTGAGAAAATTACCAAGGACATGGATCGTCTGTTATACATGACTCCTTATGAAGCCAAGGAATACGGTTTAATTGACCGAGTTTTTGAGAAAGAAGAACTCGCCAATCCCCCATTACCTGCCAGTGTTCTCTAA
- a CDS encoding vWA domain-containing protein, with translation MKVNLQPTLNDGNLDAHQPSSQRQLAMSISAIAEIQDRNIPLNLCLILDHSGSMHGRPLETVKQAAIGLVDKLKPGDRLSVVAFDHRAKVLVPNQTIANPERIKKQINSLSADGGTAIDEGLRLGIEELAKGKKETVSQAFLLTDGENEHGDNQRCLKLAQLATGYNLTLNTLGFGDKWNQDILEKIADAGLGSLSHIQKPEQAADEFNRLFSRVQTVGLTNAHLLISLKPHIRLAELKPIAQVAPYTIELPIQQEADGRFAVRLGDLMKDSERVILANIYLGQLPEGKQAIANVQVRYDDPAQNKMGLFTDNLPVYANVTGVYQPQIDSRVQQSILALAKYRQTQLAETKLQQGDRAGAATMLQTAAKTALQMGDQGAATVLQTSATQLQSGGDLSESDRKKTRIVSKTVLQDTPPQ, from the coding sequence ATGAAGGTCAATTTGCAGCCTACCTTGAATGATGGTAATTTGGACGCGCATCAACCAAGCAGTCAACGTCAGTTGGCTATGTCGATTTCAGCGATCGCGGAAATTCAAGACCGCAACATTCCACTGAATTTATGCCTTATTCTCGATCATAGTGGTTCGATGCACGGGCGACCCCTGGAAACTGTGAAGCAAGCAGCTATTGGTCTGGTGGATAAACTGAAGCCTGGCGATCGCCTGAGTGTTGTCGCTTTTGATCACCGTGCCAAAGTTTTAGTCCCGAATCAAACGATCGCCAATCCAGAAAGAATTAAAAAACAAATTAACAGTCTATCCGCAGATGGTGGTACAGCTATTGATGAAGGTTTGCGTTTGGGAATAGAGGAATTAGCCAAGGGAAAAAAAGAAACTGTTTCTCAAGCCTTTTTATTAACTGATGGTGAAAATGAACACGGTGATAACCAACGTTGTTTGAAATTGGCTCAACTAGCGACTGGCTATAATTTGACTTTAAACACGTTAGGATTTGGTGACAAATGGAATCAGGATATTTTAGAAAAAATCGCTGATGCTGGCTTAGGTAGTTTGTCCCACATTCAAAAACCAGAACAGGCCGCAGATGAGTTTAACCGCCTGTTCAGCCGAGTGCAAACGGTGGGATTAACTAATGCTCATTTACTAATTTCCCTGAAGCCTCATATCCGGCTAGCGGAACTCAAACCCATTGCCCAAGTTGCCCCATACACCATTGAGTTACCCATACAGCAAGAAGCAGATGGACGCTTTGCTGTGCGCTTGGGAGATTTAATGAAAGATTCAGAGCGGGTGATTTTGGCTAATATTTATCTGGGACAGTTGCCAGAAGGTAAACAGGCGATCGCTAATGTCCAAGTCCGCTACGATGACCCTGCCCAAAATAAAATGGGTTTATTTACAGATAATCTCCCAGTGTATGCCAATGTGACTGGGGTTTACCAACCACAGATAGATTCCCGTGTGCAACAGTCTATTTTGGCCTTAGCCAAGTACCGCCAAACCCAGTTAGCCGAGACGAAATTACAACAGGGCGATCGCGCCGGTGCTGCCACAATGCTACAAACTGCGGCGAAAACTGCTCTGCAAATGGGGGATCAAGGTGCGGCGACAGTGTTACAAACTTCAGCCACGCAACTTCAATCTGGTGGTGACTTATCTGAGAGCGATCGCAAGAAAACCAGAATTGTCTCAAAAACCGTGTTGCAAGATACTCCTCCACAATGA
- a CDS encoding vWA domain-containing protein: MKVQLLCALNDTNVDAAQSSNQRQLSISISALAGEFDQHLPLNLCLILDKSGSMHGQPIATVIQAVEQLLDRLQPGDSETPTCGDRISVVAFAGTAEVIIPNQKVEDLPGIKAQIKKKLKASGGTAIAEGLQLGITELMKGTKGAVSQAFLLTDGHGESSLRIWKFEIGKDDNKRCLEFAHKATKINLTINTLGFGNDWNQDLLEKIADAGGGTLAYIERPEQALDQFRHLLQRIQSVRLTNAYLLLSLVPHVRLAEFKPLAQVSPDTIELPVETETHGGFAVRLGDLMQDMERVVLANIYLGQLPEGKQVIGHLQIRYDDPSVNQQGLVSPMVAIYADVVKPYRPAPNPSVQQSILALAKYRQTQLAEAKLNQGDRAGAATMLQTAANTALQIGDQGAATVLQTSATRLQAGEELSEADLKKTRMVSKTVLQDS, encoded by the coding sequence ATGAAAGTTCAATTGCTTTGTGCCTTAAATGATACTAATGTTGACGCGGCTCAATCGAGCAACCAACGTCAACTATCTATTTCAATTTCTGCACTCGCTGGTGAATTTGATCAACATTTGCCACTCAACTTATGCTTAATTCTCGATAAGAGTGGTTCCATGCATGGTCAACCCATCGCCACAGTAATTCAGGCCGTGGAGCAATTATTAGATCGGCTACAGCCAGGTGATAGCGAAACCCCCACCTGCGGCGATCGCATTTCGGTTGTAGCCTTTGCTGGTACTGCTGAAGTGATTATCCCCAACCAAAAAGTCGAAGACCTCCCAGGTATTAAAGCCCAAATTAAAAAGAAACTCAAAGCTAGCGGCGGTACAGCAATTGCCGAGGGTTTACAACTGGGAATCACAGAACTGATGAAAGGGACAAAAGGAGCTGTTTCCCAAGCGTTTCTCCTCACAGATGGTCATGGTGAAAGTAGTTTACGGATTTGGAAATTTGAAATTGGCAAAGATGACAATAAGCGTTGTCTAGAATTTGCCCACAAGGCGACGAAAATCAATCTCACTATCAACACTCTGGGTTTTGGGAATGATTGGAACCAGGATCTATTGGAAAAAATTGCTGATGCAGGTGGTGGCACTCTAGCCTACATTGAGCGTCCGGAACAAGCATTAGATCAGTTTCGCCATTTATTGCAGCGCATTCAGTCTGTGAGGCTCACCAATGCCTACCTGCTGCTGTCTTTGGTTCCTCATGTCCGCCTCGCAGAATTTAAACCCCTTGCCCAAGTTTCCCCAGACACCATTGAGTTACCAGTGGAAACAGAAACTCATGGAGGCTTTGCCGTGCGCTTGGGTGATTTAATGCAAGATATGGAACGGGTAGTTTTGGCGAATATATATTTAGGACAATTACCAGAAGGCAAACAAGTAATCGGACATTTACAAATCCGCTACGATGATCCATCTGTCAATCAACAGGGATTAGTTTCGCCGATGGTAGCGATATATGCAGATGTGGTCAAGCCCTATCGACCTGCGCCCAATCCCTCAGTGCAGCAGTCTATTTTGGCATTAGCGAAGTATCGACAAACTCAGTTAGCGGAAGCGAAATTAAATCAAGGCGATCGCGCCGGTGCTGCGACAATGTTACAAACGGCTGCTAACACCGCCTTACAAATAGGAGATCAAGGAGCAGCCACAGTGTTGCAAACTTCTGCTACACGTCTGCAAGCAGGAGAAGAACTTTCGGAAGCAGACCTCAAAAAAACGAGGATGGTATCAAAGACAGTTTTGCAAGATTCATAG
- a CDS encoding PIN/TRAM domain-containing protein has translation MLDAIIIISFILAAAGIGFYSIELLPDGSLDAVTNLEALRLVVAVFAAILGGAIGLSFQTTYRRLEVQVREMPLEMILTRAIGLVIGLLLANLMLAPLFLLPIPTDFGFIKPLVAVVGSILLAVTGMNLADTHGRGLLRFINPNTVETMVVEGTLKPASTKVLDTSCIIDGRIETLLETGFLEGQILVPQFVLQELQQVADASKDQKRVRGRRGLEILTRIKKSYPDRILINPVDYEDIATVDAKLVRFAQEINGTLLTNDYNLSKVASVQKVPVLNVNDLVNAVRSTYLPGDNLDLKILKEGKEPSQGVGYLDDGTMVVVEEGSNYVGGEVRVVVTSALQTSAGRMIFAKPQASALA, from the coding sequence ATGCTTGATGCCATTATCATTATCTCATTCATCCTAGCTGCTGCGGGAATAGGGTTCTATAGCATTGAACTACTACCCGATGGTTCCCTAGATGCGGTAACAAACTTAGAAGCTTTACGCTTAGTTGTAGCCGTCTTTGCCGCTATTCTTGGCGGTGCAATTGGACTGAGTTTCCAAACGACATATCGGCGCTTAGAAGTACAAGTCCGAGAAATGCCCCTAGAAATGATTTTAACTCGTGCCATTGGCCTGGTAATTGGGCTATTGCTAGCTAACTTAATGCTAGCCCCATTATTTTTGCTGCCTATCCCCACGGATTTTGGCTTTATTAAGCCACTGGTGGCAGTTGTCGGCAGTATTTTGCTGGCTGTCACCGGGATGAATTTGGCCGATACCCACGGGCGGGGTTTATTGCGGTTCATTAATCCCAACACAGTAGAGACAATGGTAGTAGAAGGAACGCTAAAACCTGCCAGTACCAAAGTTTTAGACACTAGTTGCATTATTGATGGTCGCATTGAAACCTTACTAGAAACCGGATTTCTGGAAGGACAAATTTTAGTCCCCCAGTTTGTCTTGCAGGAATTGCAACAAGTAGCCGATGCTAGTAAAGACCAAAAGCGGGTACGGGGAAGGCGCGGATTAGAAATTCTTACCCGCATTAAGAAAAGCTACCCAGACCGCATTTTGATTAACCCCGTTGACTACGAAGATATTGCCACAGTCGATGCTAAGTTAGTCCGCTTTGCCCAAGAAATTAACGGTACGCTGCTCACCAATGATTACAACTTATCGAAAGTAGCCAGCGTGCAGAAAGTGCCTGTTTTGAATGTGAATGACTTGGTAAATGCTGTGCGTTCTACTTATTTACCTGGTGATAATCTTGACCTGAAGATTCTCAAGGAAGGTAAAGAACCGAGTCAAGGCGTGGGCTACTTAGACGATGGCACAATGGTTGTCGTTGAAGAAGGTAGTAATTATGTCGGTGGGGAAGTGCGGGTAGTCGTCACCAGTGCTTTGCAAACCTCCGCCGGACGGATGATTTTTGCTAAACCCCAAGCTTCAGCTTTGGCGTGA